Proteins encoded together in one Pseudomonas sp. ADAK13 window:
- a CDS encoding efflux transporter outer membrane subunit gives MKRLLATAGLGLLLSACQVVGPDYKLPDKAAVNRGDLQGQLAGEGNNVVSAPVPADWWKLYQDPRLDKLVEQAMASNTDLRVAAANLQRSRYQVQQAESAGGWSAGAKAEAQRLQESGEAYLLTEKVPVANIGSASISTSYQFDLFGTLQRGIESSQASADAAQAAADIARITLVADVVRSYTQVCAANEELAIANESLDLQAQSTHLTQRLRDAGRGDETQVTRSQTQYKSLRAEMPRYEALRQAGLFRLSMLLAKPLNQLPAGTAQCAELPHIAQLLPVGDGATLLKRRPDVRQAERQLAAATARIGVATGALYPDISIGATVGTVGILDDLGTPATNRWGFGPLISWTLPTNGARARIHEAEAATQGALAHFDGVVLNAIRETQTGLAQYTAQLQRRDALADAGASAKEAAEQTHRFFQAGRASFLADLQATRTYTDVRAQLAAANTQVAMSQIDLFLALGGGWESGRTQATQASKP, from the coding sequence ATGAAACGGCTCTTAGCAACCGCCGGGCTGGGGTTGTTGCTGTCGGCCTGCCAAGTGGTGGGGCCCGATTACAAGCTGCCGGACAAGGCGGCCGTGAACCGCGGTGACCTTCAGGGCCAGTTGGCCGGGGAGGGCAACAATGTGGTGTCGGCGCCGGTGCCGGCGGACTGGTGGAAGCTCTACCAGGACCCGCGCCTGGATAAGCTGGTGGAGCAGGCCATGGCTTCCAACACCGACCTGCGGGTGGCTGCGGCCAACTTGCAGCGCTCGCGCTATCAGGTGCAGCAAGCCGAGTCTGCCGGCGGCTGGAGTGCCGGCGCCAAGGCTGAGGCCCAGCGCCTGCAAGAGTCCGGCGAAGCCTATTTGCTGACGGAAAAAGTCCCGGTGGCCAACATCGGCAGTGCCAGCATCAGCACCTCCTACCAATTCGATTTGTTCGGCACCCTGCAGCGCGGCATTGAAAGCTCCCAGGCCAGTGCCGATGCGGCCCAGGCGGCGGCCGATATCGCCCGTATCACCCTGGTGGCGGACGTTGTGCGTTCCTACACCCAGGTGTGCGCGGCCAACGAAGAGCTGGCGATCGCCAACGAGTCCCTGGACCTTCAAGCCCAGAGCACACACCTGACCCAGCGCCTGCGGGACGCCGGTCGCGGTGATGAAACCCAGGTCACCCGTTCCCAAACCCAATACAAATCCTTGCGCGCCGAAATGCCGCGCTATGAAGCACTGCGCCAGGCCGGGCTGTTCCGCCTGTCGATGTTGCTGGCCAAGCCGCTGAATCAACTGCCGGCCGGCACCGCCCAATGCGCCGAGCTGCCGCATATCGCGCAATTGCTGCCGGTAGGCGATGGCGCCACGCTGCTCAAGCGTCGCCCTGACGTGCGCCAGGCCGAACGCCAACTGGCGGCGGCCACCGCGCGAATCGGTGTGGCCACCGGCGCGCTGTACCCGGATATCAGCATCGGCGCCACCGTGGGTACCGTCGGCATCCTGGATGACCTCGGCACGCCGGCCACCAACCGTTGGGGCTTTGGCCCGCTGATCAGCTGGACGCTGCCGACCAACGGCGCCCGCGCCCGCATCCACGAAGCCGAAGCCGCGACCCAGGGCGCCCTGGCGCACTTCGACGGGGTGGTGCTCAATGCCATCCGCGAAACCCAGACGGGCCTCGCGCAGTACACCGCCCAACTGCAACGCCGCGATGCCCTGGCCGATGCCGGCGCGTCGGCCAAAGAGGCGGCGGAGCAGACGCACCGCTTCTTCCAGGCCGGCCGCGCCTCGTTCCTGGCCGACCTGCAAGCCACCCGCACCTACACCGACGTGCGGGCGCAGCTGGCAGCGGCGAATACCCAGGTTGCCATGAGCCAGATCGATTTGTTCCTGGCCCTGGGCGGCGGCTGGGAAAGTGGACGAACGCAAGCCACACAAGCCAGCAAACCCTGA
- a CDS encoding FUSC family protein, with product MNGFFTGMPPARDWFYGVRTFAASMIALYIAMLMQMPRPYWAMATVYIVSSPFVGPTSSKALYRAVGTFMGAAAAVFFVPMFVQTPYVLVVVIALWTGILLFLSLHLRTANSYALMLAGYTLPLIALPVVDNPLAVWDVAEARTEEIFLGIAVAAVVGAMFWPRRLAPVFDDSVSKWFADAQVYSQRFLSRNVQPEEISTLRGGMVATFNTLELMIGQLPHEGSRPQTVRNTKELRGRMIHLLPVIDALDDAVYALEHRAPELLDRFTPLLSAATEWLDSTQKDAPLERWRALRDQIEALQPDAEALDDRHQLLFSNALFRLGEWVDLWQDCRSLQAAIQCESQDNWRAVYRHWRLGRLTPFLDRGLMFYSAFSTVTAIIVASVLWILLGWTDGGSAVILAAVACSFFASMDDPAPQIYRFFFWTAMSVLFASLYLFLVLPNLHDFPMLVLAFSVPFICIGTLTVQPRFYLGMLLTLVNTSSFISIQGAYDADFLAFANSNLAGPVGLLFAFVWTLIARPFGAELAAKRLTRFSWRDIVTLTEPATLAEHRKMGVQMLDRLMQHLPRLAMTGQDTGIALREVRVALNLLDLLAYSPRILGVPRVLLNQVVEGVGGYFKACLKAGERLPAPSGLLMTLDRTRRALNGQGLQGEDETRLHLLHALSGLRLSLLPGVEFLGGTEMEAPLPDGAPL from the coding sequence TTGAACGGATTTTTTACCGGCATGCCGCCGGCCAGGGATTGGTTCTATGGCGTCAGGACATTCGCCGCTTCAATGATCGCGTTGTACATCGCCATGCTGATGCAAATGCCGCGTCCGTATTGGGCGATGGCCACGGTGTATATCGTTTCCAGCCCGTTTGTCGGCCCTACCAGCTCCAAGGCGCTGTACCGGGCGGTCGGCACCTTCATGGGCGCGGCCGCCGCGGTGTTTTTTGTGCCGATGTTTGTGCAGACGCCTTACGTGCTGGTGGTGGTAATCGCGCTGTGGACCGGGATTCTGCTGTTCCTGTCCCTGCACCTGCGCACCGCCAACAGCTATGCGTTGATGCTGGCCGGCTACACCTTGCCGCTGATCGCCCTGCCAGTGGTGGATAACCCGCTGGCGGTGTGGGACGTGGCGGAAGCGCGAACCGAAGAAATTTTCCTCGGCATCGCCGTGGCGGCAGTCGTGGGGGCGATGTTCTGGCCGCGACGGCTGGCGCCGGTGTTTGACGATTCGGTGAGCAAGTGGTTTGCCGACGCGCAGGTCTACAGCCAGCGCTTCCTCAGCCGCAACGTGCAACCCGAAGAAATCAGCACCTTGCGCGGTGGCATGGTCGCCACCTTCAACACCCTGGAATTGATGATCGGCCAACTGCCCCACGAGGGCTCCCGGCCGCAAACGGTGCGTAACACCAAGGAGCTGCGTGGGCGGATGATCCACCTGCTGCCGGTAATCGACGCCCTCGACGACGCCGTGTATGCCCTGGAACATCGCGCCCCGGAGTTGCTCGACCGCTTCACGCCGCTGCTGAGCGCCGCCACCGAATGGCTGGACAGCACGCAAAAGGACGCACCCCTCGAACGCTGGCGGGCGCTGCGTGACCAGATCGAAGCCCTGCAACCCGACGCCGAAGCCCTGGATGATCGCCACCAGTTGCTGTTCTCCAACGCCCTGTTTCGCCTGGGCGAGTGGGTGGATTTATGGCAAGACTGCCGCAGCCTGCAAGCCGCCATCCAGTGCGAAAGCCAGGACAACTGGCGCGCGGTGTACCGCCACTGGCGGTTGGGCCGGCTGACGCCGTTCCTCGACCGGGGCCTGATGTTTTACTCGGCGTTTTCCACCGTCACCGCAATCATCGTCGCCTCGGTGCTGTGGATCCTGCTGGGCTGGACCGACGGCGGCAGCGCAGTGATCCTGGCGGCGGTCGCGTGCAGCTTCTTCGCCTCCATGGATGACCCCGCGCCGCAGATCTACCGGTTCTTTTTCTGGACAGCGATGTCGGTGCTGTTCGCCAGCCTGTACCTGTTTCTGGTGCTGCCCAACCTGCACGATTTCCCGATGCTGGTCCTGGCGTTTTCGGTGCCCTTTATCTGCATCGGCACGCTCACGGTACAGCCGCGCTTCTACTTGGGCATGCTGCTGACGCTGGTCAACACCTCGTCGTTCATCAGCATCCAGGGCGCCTACGACGCGGACTTCCTGGCCTTCGCCAACTCCAACCTGGCCGGCCCGGTGGGCTTGTTGTTCGCTTTCGTCTGGACATTGATCGCACGGCCGTTCGGCGCCGAGCTGGCGGCCAAGCGCCTGACCCGTTTCAGCTGGCGCGACATCGTCACCCTCACGGAGCCTGCGACCCTGGCCGAACACCGCAAGATGGGCGTGCAAATGCTCGACCGCCTGATGCAACACCTGCCGCGCCTGGCCATGACCGGCCAGGACACCGGCATCGCCCTGCGCGAAGTGCGCGTGGCGCTGAACCTGCTGGACCTGCTGGCCTACTCGCCGCGCATCCTCGGGGTGCCGCGGGTGCTGCTTAACCAGGTGGTGGAAGGCGTTGGTGGTTACTTCAAGGCCTGCCTGAAAGCCGGTGAACGTCTGCCGGCCCCCAGCGGTCTGCTGATGACCCTCGACCGTACCCGCCGCGCCCTCAACGGCCAGGGCCTGCAAGGCGAAGACGAAACCCGCCTGCACTTGCTGCACGCCCTGAGCGGCCTGCGCCTGTCGCTGTTGCCGGGCGTGGAGTTTCTCGGCGGCACAGAAATGGAAGCGCCGTTACCCGATGGAGCGCCTTTATGA
- a CDS encoding glycosyltransferase family 39 protein: protein MRRSVAEQDNKAGAFPVLNPGLWENAGWLARLWWVPLLALAVAMRFYGLTASAIWGDEGSSLLLAEYSLEDLWFHAAHDVHPPLYFVMLRGWIEVFGDSIFSLRSMSAIPGVVAVGLGIWLTRLIATRRAAVLAGILLALLPTAVRYSQEVRMYSLLGVWLLAATLALVYWVRQPERKRYLVAYALLMTAAFYTHYFTALCVLVHWAWLVLLRLPRAGGLRLVTRPGWWLANVAIVLLYLPWLPNLLGLVQHTEELKVGGDIGWEDPVNLYSVPSMVWQFLIQDPGDHLWRPLFVVFPLLLVALVGVTAWRDQSRYRFGWLLGLFLMLPVLLVYGVSFISPVFIERYLTAYAMSLPIIVALAVDRLSPRLTLAGAALFVLFVGIELVGVKTNATVDEHDQFNVAVEFVNRNYQEDDRIVISDMLWYLPYVYYDETDAQLQLFTPPTAAGKSTRPNAYGFGTLVDQDGGRIYLDRLSALPADIQRVWLISAADGPDDFAPLPAGWRQLSQQDGGGARARLFVLCNAPAGVHREGCD from the coding sequence GTGCGACGCTCTGTGGCGGAACAAGACAACAAGGCCGGGGCATTTCCCGTGCTCAATCCTGGCCTGTGGGAGAACGCCGGCTGGCTCGCTCGATTGTGGTGGGTGCCGCTTTTGGCGTTGGCCGTGGCCATGCGCTTCTACGGTTTGACCGCCTCCGCGATCTGGGGCGATGAAGGTTCAAGCCTGCTGCTTGCCGAGTATTCCCTGGAAGACCTGTGGTTTCACGCCGCCCATGACGTTCACCCGCCGCTGTATTTCGTCATGCTGCGTGGCTGGATCGAGGTGTTTGGCGACAGTATTTTCTCCCTGCGCAGCATGAGTGCGATCCCCGGCGTGGTCGCGGTCGGCCTGGGCATCTGGCTGACGCGGCTGATCGCGACCCGCCGCGCGGCGGTGCTGGCGGGGATTCTGCTGGCGTTGCTGCCCACGGCGGTGCGCTACAGCCAGGAAGTGCGAATGTACTCGCTGCTGGGTGTGTGGCTGCTGGCTGCGACCCTGGCATTGGTGTATTGGGTTCGCCAGCCTGAGCGCAAGCGGTACCTGGTGGCCTATGCGCTGTTGATGACGGCGGCCTTCTATACCCACTACTTCACCGCCTTGTGCGTGCTGGTGCACTGGGCATGGCTGGTATTGCTGCGCCTGCCACGGGCCGGCGGCCTGCGCCTTGTCACACGTCCGGGCTGGTGGCTGGCCAACGTTGCCATTGTGTTGCTGTACCTGCCCTGGCTGCCGAATTTGCTGGGCCTGGTGCAGCACACCGAAGAGCTCAAGGTGGGCGGGGATATTGGTTGGGAAGACCCGGTCAACCTGTATTCGGTGCCGTCGATGGTGTGGCAGTTCCTGATTCAGGACCCGGGCGACCACCTGTGGCGGCCACTCTTTGTCGTGTTTCCGTTATTGCTGGTGGCGCTGGTCGGTGTGACCGCCTGGCGCGATCAAAGCCGCTATCGCTTCGGCTGGCTGCTGGGGCTTTTTTTGATGCTGCCGGTGCTGCTGGTCTATGGGGTTTCGTTTATCTCCCCGGTGTTTATCGAGCGATATCTCACTGCGTACGCGATGAGTTTGCCGATCATCGTGGCGCTGGCTGTCGACCGTCTGTCGCCGCGCCTGACGCTGGCGGGCGCCGCATTGTTCGTGCTGTTTGTCGGGATCGAGCTGGTGGGCGTGAAGACCAACGCCACCGTCGATGAACATGATCAATTCAACGTCGCGGTGGAATTCGTCAACCGCAACTATCAGGAAGATGACCGCATCGTCATCAGCGACATGCTCTGGTACCTGCCCTACGTCTATTACGACGAGACCGACGCCCAGTTGCAGCTCTTCACCCCACCGACCGCCGCCGGCAAATCGACCCGGCCGAATGCCTATGGTTTTGGCACGTTGGTGGACCAGGATGGCGGGCGCATCTACCTCGATCGCTTGTCGGCGTTGCCGGCAGACATCCAGCGTGTGTGGCTGATCAGCGCCGCTGACGGCCCGGATGATTTTGCCCCGTTGCCGGCAGGCTGGCGCCAGCTCAGCCAGCAGGATGGCGGCGGCGCTCGCGCCCGGCTCTTCGTGCTGTGTAACGCGCCGGCGGGTGTGCACCGCGAAGGCTGCGATTAA
- a CDS encoding efflux RND transporter periplasmic adaptor subunit, translating into MKKPFLTIGRVVLTLLVVTFACVVVWRMVMYYMFAPWTRDGHIRADIVQIAPDVSGLIQQVDVRDNQLVVRGQVLFSVDQDRFKLALRQAQAAVADRQETLAQAVRENKRNRGLGNLVASEQLEESQSRVARAQSALAESQVAVDAAQLNLDRSVIRSPVDGYINDRAPRNQEFVTAGRPVLSVVDSNSFHIDGYFEETKLDGIHVGQSVDIRVIGDNARLRGHVQSIVAGIEDRDRTSGSNLLPNVNPAFSWVRLAQRIPVRIAFDDVPADFRMIAGRTATVSIIGDKPESGEKP; encoded by the coding sequence ATGAAAAAACCTTTTTTGACCATCGGCCGTGTAGTCCTGACGTTATTGGTGGTGACCTTCGCCTGCGTCGTGGTGTGGCGCATGGTGATGTACTACATGTTTGCGCCGTGGACCCGTGACGGCCACATCCGTGCCGACATTGTGCAGATCGCCCCGGACGTGTCCGGGCTGATCCAGCAGGTGGACGTGCGCGATAACCAGTTGGTGGTACGCGGCCAAGTGCTGTTCTCCGTCGACCAGGACCGCTTCAAGCTGGCCTTGCGCCAAGCCCAGGCCGCCGTGGCCGACCGCCAGGAAACCCTGGCCCAGGCCGTACGCGAGAACAAGCGTAACCGTGGCCTCGGCAACCTGGTGGCCAGCGAACAACTGGAAGAAAGCCAGTCCCGCGTTGCCCGTGCCCAATCGGCCCTGGCCGAGTCGCAAGTGGCGGTGGATGCCGCGCAACTCAACCTGGACCGCTCGGTGATTCGCAGCCCGGTGGACGGCTACATCAATGACCGTGCGCCGCGTAACCAGGAGTTCGTGACCGCCGGGCGGCCGGTGTTGTCGGTGGTGGACAGCAACTCCTTCCACATCGACGGTTATTTTGAAGAGACCAAGCTCGACGGCATCCACGTCGGCCAGAGCGTCGACATCCGCGTGATCGGCGACAACGCCCGCCTGCGCGGGCATGTGCAGAGCATCGTTGCCGGTATCGAAGACCGTGACCGCACCAGCGGCTCCAACCTGCTGCCCAACGTCAACCCGGCGTTCAGCTGGGTGCGCCTGGCCCAGCGGATCCCCGTGCGCATCGCGTTCGACGATGTGCCGGCAGACTTCCGCATGATCGCCGGGCGCACCGCCACCGTGTCGATCATCGGCGACAAACCCGAGTCGGGGGAAAAACCATGA
- a CDS encoding DUF1656 domain-containing protein gives MIGDLDISGVFLPTLLVLMGITYVLYLVVHGLLTRVHFYRLVWHRALFNVGLYALLLGAVDSLSRYLMT, from the coding sequence ATGATCGGTGATCTGGATATCAGCGGGGTGTTCCTGCCTACGCTGCTGGTGCTGATGGGCATTACGTATGTGCTGTATCTGGTGGTGCACGGGCTGTTGACCCGCGTCCACTTCTATCGCCTGGTCTGGCACCGGGCATTGTTCAATGTGGGTCTCTACGCTCTGTTGCTGGGCGCAGTGGATTCACTCAGTCGATACCTCATGACATGA
- a CDS encoding DUF2789 domain-containing protein produces MESPVHSLPSLFKQLGLPDDPVSIERFIAVHSPLKPELHLADAFFWTPGQRAFLREEILEDADWAEVVDELNLRLREGRGV; encoded by the coding sequence ATGGAATCCCCGGTACACAGCTTGCCATCCTTGTTCAAACAGCTCGGCTTGCCGGATGACCCGGTCAGTATCGAGCGGTTCATCGCTGTCCACTCCCCACTCAAACCCGAACTGCATCTGGCGGATGCGTTTTTCTGGACGCCAGGCCAGCGCGCGTTTTTGCGTGAAGAAATTTTGGAGGACGCGGATTGGGCGGAGGTGGTGGATGAGTTGAATTTGCGGTTGAGAGAGGGGCGCGGGGTTTAA
- a CDS encoding MarR family winged helix-turn-helix transcriptional regulator, protein MNISSSMVVGARTWRKICQTTLVSYGISEACAVPLLMIGRLGDGVHQVKVAQAAGMESPSLVRLLDQLCSSGYVCRTEDIHDRRAKALSLTERGRELVQAVEEQLVRLRREVLATIDPDDLEAALRVLRAFEGANQHPMVVSS, encoded by the coding sequence ATGAACATCAGCAGCAGCATGGTGGTAGGTGCCAGGACCTGGCGCAAAATCTGCCAGACCACGCTCGTCAGCTATGGCATCTCCGAAGCCTGCGCCGTGCCGCTGCTGATGATCGGCCGCCTCGGCGACGGTGTGCACCAGGTGAAGGTAGCCCAGGCCGCCGGGATGGAAAGCCCGTCCCTGGTGCGCCTGTTGGACCAGCTGTGCAGCTCCGGCTACGTGTGCCGCACCGAAGACATCCACGACCGCCGCGCCAAGGCCTTGAGCCTTACCGAGCGTGGCCGCGAGCTGGTGCAGGCGGTGGAGGAACAACTGGTGCGCCTGCGCCGCGAGGTGCTGGCGACGATCGATCCCGATGACCTGGAAGCTGCCCTGCGTGTGTTGCGGGCCTTCGAAGGCGCCAATCAACATCCCATGGTTGTGAGTTCTTGA